One Malus sylvestris chromosome 14, drMalSylv7.2, whole genome shotgun sequence DNA segment encodes these proteins:
- the LOC126599615 gene encoding heparanase-like protein 1, whose translation MEFRLSLVLFLVSLPAILAQDFGKADNVENVKVVVNGILSVARVDNNFVCATIDWWNNEKCNYGHCPWGHSSALNLNLSHPLLAKSIQAFDQLRIRIGGSLEDQLLYDVGNLKYPCHPFRKLENGLFGFSRGCLNMSRWDELNQFFSKTRSIVTFSLNALLGRHHKGGGVWVGEWDSSNAYDFINYTVSKRYEIDSWEFGNELSGRGVGASVGAGQYGRDLIKLKHIINHLYNESVAKPALMAPGGFFDQSWFARLLQVSGSGTVDIISQHIYNLGAGVDPKLVKKILNPYYLNRAYGLFHDLELTVKKNGPWASIWVGESGGAYNSGGRNVSDTFVNSFWYLDQLGMSAKHNTRVYCRQSLVGGNYGLLNKTSFVPNPDYYSALLWHRLMGQGVLSAHNNGSADLRTYAHCTRGRAGITLLLINLSNETNFITNVENILDADLGAHARNISKESYFKRGLKRTVSWVGRKALDEAICREEYHLTPKDGDLRSKTMVLNGAPLEITKDGNIPELEPARVDMKAPLTIAPLSIKFVVLPYFDAQACL comes from the exons ATGGAATTCCGTCTCTCCTTGGTCCTCTTTCTGGTTTCTCTCCCTGCAATTTTAGCTCAAGACTTTGGAAAGGCTGATAATGTTGAAAATGTTAAGGTTGTGGTTAACGGCATTTTATCTGTTGCGCGAGTTGACAATAACTTTGTCTGTGCCACTATAGATTGGTGGAATAATGAAAAGTGCAACTACGGCCACTGTCCATGGGGACATTCTTCCGCGTTAAATTTG AACTTGTCTCATCCTTTGCTAGCCAAGTCAATCCAAG CTTTCGATCAGTTGAGAATCAGAATTGGAGGTTCCTTGGAAGACCAACTATTGTACgatgttggaaatttgaaataTCCTTGCCATCCTTTCAGAAAGCTGGAGAATGGCTTGTTTGGATTTTCTAGAGGATGTTTAAATATGAGTAGATGGGATGAGTTGAACCAGTTTTTCAGCAAAACAAG GTCCATCGTCACATTTAGCTTGAATGCACTGTTGGGGAGGCACCACAAAGGCGGGGGAGTTTGGGTAGGAGAATGGGACTCTAGCAACGcttatgattttattaattatacCGTCTCGAAGAGATACGAGATAGATTCATGGGAATTTG GAAATGAGCTCAGTGGTCGTGGTGTTGGAGCTAGTGTTGGAGCTGGACAATATGGTAGAGATTTGATCAAGCTTAAACACATCATCAACCATTTGTACAATGAGTCCGTTGCTAAACCTGCACTTATGGCGCCTGGAGGATTCTTTGACCAATCATGGTTTGCCAGGCTTCTTCAGGTTTCTGGTTCTGGCACAGTCGATATCATCTCTCAGCATATCTACAATCTGGGTGCAG GTGTTGATCCCAAGTTGGTGAAAAAAATATTGAATCCCTATTACTTGAATCGTGCATACGGGCTGTTCCATGATCTTGAACTGACTGTGAAAAAGAACGGTCCTTGGGCTTCTATATGGGTTGGAGAATCTGGAGGGGCCTATAACAGTGGTGGTCGTAATGTGTCTGACACATTTGTGAACAGCTTTTG GTACTTGGATCAGCTCGGAATGTCAGCAAAGCACAATACCAGAGTATATTGCAGGCAGTCTCTAGTTGGTGGGAACTACGGTCTTCTCAACAAAACATCATTTGTTCCTAACCCTGATTACTACAG TGCACTTCTCTGGCATCGGCTTATGGGACAAGGAGTTCTTAGTGCTCACAACAACGGTTCAGCAGATTTACGCACTTATGCCCATTGTACAAGAGGAAGA GCCGGTATAACTCTACTCCTCATCAACTTGAGCAATGAGACTAATTTCATTACCAATGTTGAAAATATTTTGGACGCCGATTTGGGTGCTCACGCAAGAAACATCAGCAAAGAAAGTTATTTCAAGCGCGGCCTGAAGAGAACGGTGTCATGGGTAGGACGCAAAGCATTAGATGAAGCAATTTGCAGAGAAGAGTACCATTTGACACCGAAAGATGGGGACCTCAGAAGCAAAACCATGGTTCTCAACGGAGCGCCATTGGAGATCACCAAGGACGGAAACATCCCAGAATTGGAACCCGCTCGTGTTGACATGAAAGCTCCATTAACAATCGCCCCGTTGTCCATCAAGTTTGTGGTGTTACCTTACTTCGATGCGCAAGCTTGTCTATGA
- the LOC126599624 gene encoding SNAP25 homologous protein SNAP33-like: MFGLKKSPLKTAKNITPNPVHPASSGSNPFEDAPIGQNASTNPFDDERGQENSASYAYKTALTERNKYKNDFRDTGGVQNQSVEELENYAVYKAEETTKAVNGCLKIAEEIREDATKTLVTLHQQGEQITRTHLVAADIDQDLSRGEKLLGSLGGMFSKTWKPKRTRPISGPVITGDHAVRRGSQEEREKLGLTPAPKGRSNPRTLPDGPTSALQKVEVEKAKQDDGLSDLSDLLGELKDMAVDMGSEIERHNKALDGVYDDVDVINGRVRDANQRGRRLLGK; this comes from the exons ATGTTCGGTTTAAAGAAGTCTCCTTTGAAGACTGCCAAAAATATCACACCCAATCCTGTACATCCTGCTTCCTCTGGCTCAAACCCTTTTGAAGATGCACCAATTGGACAGAATGCAAGCACTAATCCATTTGATGATGAGCGAGGACAAGAGAACTCTGCTTCCTATGCATACAAGACTGCTTTGACAGAGAGGAACAAATACAAGAATGATTTCCGTGACACCGGAGGGGTACAGAATCAATCAGTGGAAGAGTTGGAGAATTATGCAGTGTACAAGGCTGAGGAGACTACAAAAGCAGTCAACGGCTGCTTGAAGATTGCTGAGGAAATCAGAGAGGATGCTACCAAGACTTTGGTCACGTTGCATCAGCAAGGCGAACAAATCACTAGGACCCACTTGGTTGCTGCAGACATAGATCAGGATCTTAGTCGG GGTGAAAAGCTTCTGGGAAGTCTTGGGGGTATGTTCTCTAAGACGTGGAAGCCAAAGAGGACTCGCCCAATTAGTGGCCCTGTCATCACAggag ATCACGCAGTAAGAAGGGGCAGCCAGGAGGAGAGGGAGAAGTTAGGACTGACTCCAGCACCCAAGGGAAGATCTAATCCCCGAACACTACCTGATGGACCAACCAGTGCCCTTCAGAAAGTCGAG GTTGAGAAGGCGAAGCAAGATGATGGATTGTCCGATTTAAGTGATCTGTTGGGAGAGCTGAAGGATATGGCCGTCGATATGGGGTCTGAAATTGAAAG GCATAACAAAGCTCTAGACGGTGTCTACGATGATGTTGATGTGATAAATGGCCGTGTTAGAGATGCAAATCAACGTGGTCGTCGCTTGCTCGGAAAGTAG